One stretch of Hymenobacter chitinivorans DSM 11115 DNA includes these proteins:
- a CDS encoding DUF4269 domain-containing protein, with the protein MSDWKDPQYLQTGNQRQQRAYTVLTNLRIWAVLQAFDPVLAGTIPLNIDLPDSDLDIICEVKPAAQRQFRALLEQHYGRLPEFRVSQHRVGKHDSIVCSFRAAGETVEIFGQDVPPMRQNALRHMLVEHAILQAGGEAWRTAVRQLKQQGLKTEPAFAQLLGLPGNSYEALLTLEGWSTEALRERLPALPLRPVS; encoded by the coding sequence ATGTCCGACTGGAAAGATCCGCAGTATCTGCAAACCGGCAATCAACGCCAGCAACGGGCTTACACGGTACTCACCAACCTGCGAATTTGGGCAGTACTGCAGGCCTTCGACCCAGTGCTAGCGGGCACCATTCCGCTGAATATTGACTTGCCGGACAGTGACCTGGATATCATCTGCGAGGTAAAGCCCGCGGCGCAGCGGCAGTTTCGGGCTTTGCTGGAGCAGCATTACGGTCGGCTACCGGAGTTTCGGGTCAGCCAGCACAGGGTCGGTAAGCACGATTCCATCGTCTGCAGCTTCCGGGCGGCGGGGGAGACGGTGGAAATTTTCGGCCAGGATGTGCCCCCGATGCGGCAAAATGCCCTGCGGCATATGCTCGTGGAACACGCCATTTTGCAGGCCGGCGGGGAAGCGTGGCGCACTGCGGTGCGGCAGCTGAAGCAGCAGGGCCTCAAGACCGAGCCTGCTTTTGCGCAGCTGCTGGGGCTGCCGGGCAACTCGTACGAGGCTTTGCTGACGCTGGAAGGTTGGTCGACGGAGGCCTTGCGGGAGCGGCTGCCCGCGCTGCCGCTACGCCCGGTTAGTTGA
- a CDS encoding carboxypeptidase regulatory-like domain-containing protein, translated as MTTILTRFLGSLVLLSALASCSKDKEAYTVVEGIVTDKYTKQPVAGVVLEVQQNTGCLVCMSSRRDSITSATTDASGNYKAAFNANQKGTYALVPASSDKYYLGGDEQVRFNLTKGQSNTVSIEATPYKTVTFRVNTTKQGKSAIQFYYNSDEKPGLGNFNGPIFDDTDPNRQNIVFTKTLKVLPDRVYRFTKTTYSQVCPSSSSSCQLTDQTFESRVRDIRFTNDTVTVSFN; from the coding sequence ATGACTACAATATTAACCCGGTTCCTAGGGAGCTTGGTGCTGCTCTCGGCCCTGGCCTCCTGTTCTAAGGACAAGGAAGCTTATACCGTCGTGGAAGGCATCGTGACGGATAAGTACACGAAACAGCCGGTGGCGGGGGTAGTGCTGGAGGTACAGCAAAACACGGGCTGCCTGGTGTGCATGTCGTCCCGCCGGGACTCGATTACCAGCGCCACAACCGACGCCAGCGGCAACTACAAAGCGGCCTTCAACGCGAATCAGAAAGGCACTTACGCCCTGGTCCCGGCTAGCTCCGACAAGTATTATCTCGGCGGTGATGAGCAGGTGCGCTTCAACCTGACAAAGGGCCAGTCCAACACCGTATCTATTGAGGCAACGCCCTACAAAACGGTCACCTTCCGGGTGAACACGACCAAGCAGGGAAAATCAGCTATCCAGTTTTACTACAACAGCGACGAAAAGCCGGGCCTGGGTAACTTCAATGGACCCATATTCGATGATACCGACCCGAACAGGCAGAATATCGTCTTCACCAAGACCCTTAAAGTGCTGCCCGACCGGGTGTACCGGTTTACTAAAACAACCTATAGCCAGGTCTGCCCGTCCAGCAGTTCTTCCTGTCAGCTCACGGACCAAACCTTTGAGTCCCGCGTCCGCGACATCCGCTTTACCAACGATACGGTCACGGTCAGCTTCAACTAA
- a CDS encoding M28 family metallopeptidase, with amino-acid sequence MNLRFALLLSASFTPAFAFAQTSTPAPAPDPAIKQMVEAISAKNLEEDIRKMVSFGTRHTLSDTKSKKRGIGAARNWVEGEFRKYSKASGGRLKVEQDTFLVKPDGRRIDKPVIMANVMATLPGTDPTDTRVFIVSGHLDSRVTDVMNATADAPGANDDASGVALVMEMARVMSQKQYPCTLIFVAVQGEEQGLYGSTHLAKRAKKENWNLTGMLNNDIVGNSKGYDPEISDNKHIRIFSEGVPATETADEAKVRRTLSSENDSPSRQLARYGKTACEQYVNDFGVLLEYRPDRFLRGGDHTPFNQQGFTAVRFTEVNENFNHQHQDLRTENNIQYGDLPEFVDYEYLRKNTGVNLATMASLALAPSSPENVGVLTAKLTNRTELKWDAPKVGEKPAGYVVLMRETTSPVWQQRFPVTTTTADLPFSKDNYIFGVVAVDAEGHESLPVIPKPVR; translated from the coding sequence ATGAATCTACGTTTCGCGCTGCTGCTTTCGGCCAGCTTTACCCCGGCCTTCGCTTTTGCCCAAACCTCTACTCCGGCCCCGGCTCCCGACCCGGCCATCAAACAGATGGTGGAAGCCATTTCGGCCAAGAACTTGGAAGAAGATATCCGCAAAATGGTGTCCTTCGGCACCCGCCACACCCTGAGCGACACCAAAAGCAAGAAGCGCGGCATCGGGGCGGCCCGCAACTGGGTCGAAGGCGAGTTCCGCAAGTACAGCAAGGCCAGCGGCGGCCGCCTCAAAGTGGAGCAGGACACCTTCCTGGTGAAGCCCGACGGCCGCCGCATCGACAAGCCCGTCATCATGGCCAACGTCATGGCCACCCTGCCCGGCACCGACCCCACCGATACCCGCGTGTTCATCGTCAGCGGCCACCTCGACTCCCGCGTAACGGACGTAATGAACGCCACCGCCGACGCGCCCGGCGCCAACGACGACGCCTCGGGTGTGGCCCTGGTCATGGAAATGGCCCGCGTGATGTCGCAGAAGCAGTACCCCTGCACCCTGATCTTCGTGGCCGTGCAGGGCGAAGAGCAGGGCCTCTACGGCTCGACTCACCTGGCCAAGCGGGCCAAAAAGGAAAACTGGAACCTGACCGGGATGCTCAACAACGACATCGTGGGCAACTCCAAAGGCTACGACCCGGAAATTTCCGACAACAAGCACATCCGCATTTTCAGCGAGGGAGTGCCGGCCACCGAAACCGCCGACGAGGCCAAAGTGCGCCGCACCCTGAGCAGTGAAAACGACTCGCCGAGCCGGCAGCTGGCCCGCTACGGCAAAACCGCCTGTGAGCAGTACGTCAATGACTTCGGAGTATTGCTGGAGTACCGGCCCGACCGATTTCTGCGCGGCGGCGACCATACGCCCTTCAACCAGCAGGGCTTCACGGCCGTGCGCTTCACGGAGGTAAACGAGAACTTCAACCACCAGCACCAGGACCTGCGCACCGAAAACAACATTCAGTACGGCGACCTGCCCGAGTTTGTGGACTACGAGTACCTGCGCAAGAACACCGGCGTCAACCTGGCTACTATGGCCAGCCTGGCCCTGGCGCCCAGCTCACCCGAAAACGTGGGCGTGCTTACGGCCAAGCTCACCAACCGCACCGAGCTGAAGTGGGACGCGCCTAAAGTGGGTGAAAAGCCCGCCGGCTACGTGGTGCTGATGCGCGAAACTACCTCCCCGGTGTGGCAGCAGCGCTTCCCGGTCACCACCACCACCGCCGACCTGCCCTTCAGCAAGGACAACTACATTTTCGGGGTCGTAGCCGTGGATGCTGAGGGCCACGAGAGCCTGCCGGTAATTCCCAAGCCGGTGCGCTAG
- a CDS encoding beta-ketoacyl synthase N-terminal-like domain-containing protein, producing MTNSAAADSLIVIRGRGRVSALGPMLPNAAALVPAFHMRELPGRAVAVGRVPLAVEEDLQQLRRAHAPYRQLDRTVLLALLAARQATAQAGWPLHPASPSLQADSKLLQGDRYALQPASTSLPLTTDNQPPTTTLAVSIGSSRGATGRMEQFHEEFLAAGAVPAAASPLTTMGNVASWVAYDAGTTGGAALSHSSTCSSAFQALGNALAWLRAGMADRFLAGGTEAPLTDFTLAQMQALGIYSPFAATEFPCRPGAGRPSTFVLGEGAAVFALEKVSREALAAERASQPTAPVFCLEGVGFGFEAIGSKTGLSADGQHFQTAMREALRQAGTAPETVDAVVLHSPGTPAGDAAERAALRAVFGENLPDLVSNKWLLGHTLGASAALSLDFACEILTSQQWPAPPFATDLTPAPTRPIRRVLINAAGFGGNAASALVSVV from the coding sequence ATGACTAACTCCGCCGCCGCCGACTCCCTGATTGTCATTCGGGGCCGGGGCCGGGTGTCGGCCCTAGGCCCGATGCTGCCTAACGCGGCGGCGCTGGTACCCGCGTTTCACATGCGGGAGCTGCCGGGCCGGGCGGTGGCCGTGGGCCGCGTGCCGCTCGCCGTGGAGGAAGACCTCCAGCAGCTGCGCCGCGCCCACGCCCCCTACCGCCAGCTCGACCGGACCGTGCTGCTGGCCCTGCTGGCTGCCCGCCAGGCCACCGCCCAGGCCGGCTGGCCCCTGCACCCCGCCAGCCCTTCTCTGCAAGCTGACAGCAAGCTCCTGCAGGGTGACAGATATGCTCTGCAACCCGCCAGCACCTCCCTGCCCCTAACAACCGATAACCAACCACCAACCACTACCCTCGCCGTCAGCATCGGCTCCTCCCGCGGGGCCACGGGCCGGATGGAGCAGTTTCACGAGGAGTTCCTGGCGGCCGGAGCCGTGCCGGCCGCCGCTTCCCCCCTTACCACTATGGGCAACGTGGCCAGCTGGGTGGCCTACGACGCGGGCACCACCGGCGGCGCGGCCCTAAGCCACTCCAGCACCTGCAGCAGCGCCTTCCAGGCCCTGGGTAATGCCCTGGCCTGGCTCCGCGCCGGCATGGCCGACCGGTTTCTGGCCGGTGGCACCGAAGCTCCCCTCACCGACTTCACCCTGGCCCAGATGCAGGCCCTGGGCATTTACTCCCCTTTTGCGGCCACTGAATTCCCCTGCCGCCCCGGCGCCGGCCGCCCCTCCACCTTCGTGCTGGGCGAGGGCGCGGCCGTGTTTGCCCTCGAAAAAGTGAGCCGGGAGGCCCTGGCGGCCGAGCGGGCCAGCCAGCCCACCGCGCCGGTTTTCTGCCTCGAGGGCGTGGGGTTTGGCTTCGAGGCCATTGGCAGCAAAACCGGGCTGTCGGCCGACGGCCAGCACTTCCAGACCGCCATGCGCGAAGCCCTGCGCCAGGCCGGCACCGCCCCCGAAACAGTTGATGCCGTAGTGCTGCACAGCCCTGGCACTCCCGCCGGCGACGCGGCCGAGCGAGCGGCGTTGCGCGCCGTATTCGGCGAAAACCTGCCCGACCTGGTTTCCAATAAATGGCTGCTGGGCCACACCCTGGGCGCGTCGGCCGCCTTGAGCCTGGACTTTGCCTGCGAGATTCTGACCTCCCAGCAGTGGCCCGCCCCGCCCTTTGCCACCGACCTCACGCCCGCTCCCACCCGGCCCATCCGGCGGGTGCTCATCAATGCGGCGGGCTTCGGAGGCAACGCGGCCAGCGCCCTGGTGTCTGTGGTGTAA
- the bioA gene encoding adenosylmethionine--8-amino-7-oxononanoate transaminase has product MKSTVTSSSLAERDHAVVWHPYTQMQTAPLPIPIVRGEGSWLYAEDGTAYLDGISSWWVNLHGHAHPHIAARVSEQLRTLEHVLFAGFTHPAAVELAEQLLAILPANQVRVFYSDNGSTAVEVALKMVLQYFHNQGQPERRTFLCFQNSYHGDTFGAMAVSSRGAFTQPFWPLLFDVEFLDVPTPGHEAQALAQLDALLQRPDVAGFIFEPLVLGTAGMVMYEPDILSEMLRRCHQHGVLAIADEVMTGFGRTGPLFASELLTEQPDIMCFSKGLTGGTLAMGLTTCAAPIYAAFLSQDKMRALFHGHSYTANPVACAAALASLELTRAELCTQQRQRLEAAHAGFRQEIDGQPGVRAVRHRGTILAVEYDPGEGTSYFSRLRDAFYQLALDHHVVLRPLGNVVYLLPPYCTTDEELNLLYTVLRRMRELVLDFTPAPNLPEILHD; this is encoded by the coding sequence GTGAAATCAACAGTAACCAGCTCCTCCCTGGCCGAGCGTGACCACGCCGTTGTCTGGCACCCCTACACCCAGATGCAAACCGCCCCGCTCCCCATTCCCATCGTGCGCGGCGAGGGCTCGTGGCTCTACGCGGAAGACGGCACGGCGTATCTGGACGGTATTTCCTCGTGGTGGGTCAATCTGCACGGCCATGCCCACCCCCACATTGCGGCCCGCGTAAGCGAGCAGCTGCGCACCCTGGAGCACGTGCTCTTTGCCGGCTTCACCCACCCCGCCGCCGTGGAGCTGGCCGAGCAGCTGCTGGCTATTCTCCCCGCCAACCAGGTCCGGGTGTTTTACTCCGACAACGGCTCGACGGCCGTGGAAGTGGCGCTGAAAATGGTGCTGCAATACTTTCACAACCAGGGCCAGCCCGAACGCCGCACCTTTCTCTGCTTTCAGAACTCCTACCACGGCGACACCTTCGGGGCCATGGCCGTCAGCAGCCGCGGGGCCTTCACCCAGCCCTTCTGGCCCCTGCTCTTCGACGTGGAATTCCTCGATGTGCCCACGCCCGGCCACGAAGCCCAGGCCCTGGCTCAGCTCGACGCCCTTCTGCAACGGCCCGACGTGGCCGGCTTCATCTTCGAGCCCCTGGTGCTGGGCACGGCCGGCATGGTCATGTACGAGCCCGACATTCTAAGCGAGATGCTGCGCCGCTGCCACCAGCACGGCGTCCTGGCCATTGCCGATGAAGTCATGACGGGCTTTGGCCGCACCGGGCCCCTGTTTGCTTCGGAATTACTTACTGAGCAGCCCGACATCATGTGCTTTTCCAAGGGACTCACCGGCGGCACCCTGGCCATGGGCCTGACCACCTGCGCCGCGCCCATCTACGCGGCATTTCTGAGCCAGGACAAGATGCGGGCCCTGTTTCACGGCCATTCCTACACCGCCAACCCCGTGGCCTGCGCCGCCGCCCTGGCTAGTCTGGAGCTGACCCGGGCTGAGCTGTGCACCCAGCAGCGCCAGCGCCTGGAAGCCGCCCACGCTGGTTTCCGCCAGGAAATCGACGGGCAGCCGGGCGTGCGGGCCGTGCGGCACCGGGGCACTATCCTGGCCGTGGAGTACGACCCGGGCGAGGGCACCAGCTACTTCAGCCGCCTGCGCGACGCCTTCTACCAGCTGGCCCTCGACCACCACGTGGTGCTGCGCCCCCTGGGCAACGTGGTGTACTTGCTGCCGCCCTACTGCACTACCGATGAGGAGCTAAACCTGCTCTACACCGTGCTGCGCCGCATGCGTGAGCTAGTCCTCGACTTCACACCCGCCCCCAACCTGCCCGAAATCCTGCATGACTAA
- the bioD gene encoding dethiobiotin synthase, which yields MSVSSSCPERLFVTGIGTDVGKTVVAAILTQALQADYWKPVQAGLEPTTDTATVRNLVSNPHSVFHPEAYRLQLPASPHAAAAAEHLTIQAGAFQLPVTANHLVVEGAGGLLVPLAPGLLLADLIAPLGLEVVVVSRNYLGSINHTLLTLEALQQRGLRVRGLVFNGEPTPATEDFIAQHTGLPIMPRVHPETDVSAATVSRYAPTFRAWFGL from the coding sequence ATGAGTGTTTCTTCTTCGTGCCCCGAGCGGCTCTTCGTAACTGGTATCGGCACCGACGTCGGCAAAACGGTGGTAGCCGCCATTCTCACCCAGGCCCTGCAAGCCGACTACTGGAAGCCCGTGCAGGCCGGCCTGGAGCCCACCACCGATACGGCCACGGTCCGGAACCTGGTCAGCAACCCGCACTCGGTTTTTCACCCCGAAGCCTACCGCCTGCAGCTGCCCGCCTCGCCCCACGCGGCGGCGGCGGCCGAGCACCTGACCATTCAGGCCGGCGCCTTTCAGCTGCCCGTTACGGCCAACCACTTGGTGGTGGAGGGCGCCGGCGGCCTACTCGTGCCCCTGGCCCCGGGCCTGCTGCTGGCCGATTTGATTGCGCCGCTGGGCCTGGAGGTGGTCGTGGTGTCGCGCAATTACCTAGGCAGCATCAACCACACCCTGCTCACGCTCGAAGCCCTGCAGCAGCGCGGCCTCAGGGTGCGGGGCCTGGTCTTCAACGGGGAGCCCACGCCCGCCACCGAAGACTTTATAGCGCAGCACACCGGCTTGCCCATCATGCCCCGCGTGCACCCCGAAACGGACGTTTCGGCCGCCACCGTCAGCCGCTACGCCCCCACTTTCCGGGCTTGGTTTGGGTTGTAA
- a CDS encoding aminotransferase class I/II-fold pyridoxal phosphate-dependent enzyme, whose translation MTPDSSSPLLTRLAQHLAQRAAEGTRRQLTVAPPGRVDFSSNDYLGLARSGALHAALRQRLADENLLAGSTGSRLLTGNSVATEALEAQLAQFHRAEAALLFNSGYSANLGFFQAVPRRGDTILYDAASHASVKDGIRSSFATSYSFRHNDLQDLEKRLARATGEVFVAVEALYSMDGDQAPLRELAAFCQPRGLHLVVDEAHTNGIYGPLGEGLVVELGLENQVLARIVTFGKALGSQGAAVVGPAVLREFLLNTSRPFMFTTALAPLSIATLQAAYDLLPALQAERRQLFHLSELLHSKLAGVPGVRVGAGSHVIHPLFLAQAGPQRVRTVAAEVQLAGFDLRPIVAPTVPAGTERLRLILHSYNTEAELDALAATLRTLSSS comes from the coding sequence GTGACGCCCGACTCCTCTTCGCCCCTGCTGACCCGCCTGGCCCAGCACCTGGCCCAGCGCGCGGCGGAGGGCACCCGGCGGCAGCTGACGGTGGCTCCGCCCGGCCGCGTCGACTTCAGCTCGAACGATTACCTGGGCTTGGCCCGCTCCGGGGCGTTGCACGCGGCTCTGCGCCAGCGGTTGGCCGACGAAAACCTGCTGGCCGGCAGCACCGGCAGCCGCCTGCTCACCGGCAACTCGGTGGCGACGGAAGCCCTGGAAGCGCAGCTGGCGCAGTTTCACCGGGCCGAGGCGGCTTTGCTATTCAACTCGGGCTACTCGGCCAACCTGGGCTTTTTTCAGGCCGTGCCCCGGCGCGGCGACACAATTCTCTACGACGCGGCCAGCCACGCCTCGGTCAAGGACGGGATTCGCAGCAGCTTTGCCACCAGCTACAGCTTCCGCCACAACGACCTCCAGGACCTGGAAAAGCGCCTGGCCCGGGCCACCGGGGAAGTTTTCGTGGCCGTGGAAGCCCTCTACTCCATGGACGGCGACCAGGCCCCGCTGCGGGAGCTGGCGGCGTTTTGCCAGCCGCGCGGCCTGCACTTGGTCGTGGATGAAGCCCACACCAACGGAATTTACGGTCCCCTCGGCGAAGGACTGGTAGTGGAGTTGGGGCTCGAAAACCAGGTTCTGGCCCGCATCGTCACCTTCGGTAAGGCCCTGGGCAGCCAGGGCGCGGCGGTGGTGGGCCCGGCCGTGCTGCGCGAGTTTCTGCTCAATACCAGCCGGCCGTTTATGTTTACCACGGCCCTGGCCCCGCTGTCCATTGCCACCCTGCAGGCCGCCTACGACCTGCTCCCCGCTCTGCAAGCCGAGCGGCGGCAGCTATTTCACTTATCGGAGCTGCTCCACAGCAAGCTGGCCGGCGTGCCGGGCGTGCGGGTGGGGGCGGGCAGCCACGTTATTCACCCCTTGTTTCTGGCCCAGGCCGGCCCCCAGCGGGTGCGCACCGTGGCGGCCGAGGTGCAGCTGGCCGGCTTCGATTTGCGGCCCATCGTGGCGCCCACCGTGCCCGCCGGCACCGAGCGGCTGCGCCTGATTCTGCACAGCTACAACACCGAGGCGGAGCTCGATGCGCTGGCCGCCACGCTGCGCACCCTGAGTTCCTCCTGA
- the bioB gene encoding biotin synthase BioB, producing the protein MLRTDWTLDEVKAIYNQPVLELVVQAAAVHKQHQATGEVQVCTLLSVKTGGCPEDCAYCPQAARYHTGVQAHKLLPDAEVIAAAQRAKDSGSTRFCMGAAWREIRDNRDFDRVLGMVEQVNELGLEVCCTLGMLNEYQAERLKQAGLYAYNHNLDTSAEHYSEIITTRTYDDRLNTLEHVRKAGISVCSGGIIGLGETDEDRIAMLHTLATLPAHPESVPVNALVPVEGTPLADQPRVSVWEMLRMIGTARILMPGTMVRLSAGRQEMPISEQALCFLAGANSIFSGEKLLTTPNPDFDADRQMFDLLGLTPRKAFKDVPEGAIVLGKEQLV; encoded by the coding sequence ATGCTCCGTACCGACTGGACCCTCGACGAAGTAAAAGCCATTTATAATCAACCCGTTCTGGAGCTTGTCGTCCAGGCTGCCGCGGTGCACAAGCAGCACCAGGCCACGGGCGAAGTGCAGGTCTGCACCCTGCTCAGCGTCAAGACCGGCGGCTGCCCCGAGGACTGCGCCTACTGCCCCCAGGCGGCCCGCTACCATACTGGCGTGCAGGCCCACAAGCTGCTGCCCGACGCCGAAGTAATTGCCGCCGCCCAGCGCGCCAAAGATTCGGGCTCGACCCGCTTCTGCATGGGCGCCGCCTGGCGCGAAATCCGCGACAACCGCGACTTTGACCGGGTGCTGGGCATGGTAGAGCAGGTAAACGAGCTGGGCCTGGAGGTGTGCTGCACCCTGGGCATGCTCAACGAGTACCAGGCCGAGCGCCTCAAGCAGGCCGGCCTCTACGCCTACAACCACAACCTGGACACCAGCGCCGAGCACTACAGCGAAATCATCACCACCCGCACCTACGACGACCGGCTCAACACCCTGGAGCACGTGCGCAAAGCCGGCATTTCGGTGTGCTCGGGCGGCATCATCGGCCTGGGCGAAACCGACGAGGACCGCATTGCCATGCTCCACACCCTGGCCACGCTGCCCGCCCACCCCGAGAGCGTGCCCGTCAATGCCCTGGTGCCGGTGGAAGGCACGCCCCTGGCCGACCAGCCCCGGGTGAGCGTCTGGGAAATGCTGCGCATGATTGGCACGGCCCGCATCCTGATGCCGGGCACCATGGTCCGCCTCTCGGCCGGCCGCCAGGAAATGCCCATCAGCGAGCAGGCATTGTGCTTTTTGGCCGGGGCCAACTCCATCTTCTCGGGCGAAAAGCTGCTGACCACCCCCAACCCCGACTTCGACGCCGACCGCCAGATGTTCGATTTGCTGGGCCTTACGCCCCGCAAAGCCTTCAAGGACGTGCCCGAAGGCGCCATCGTGCTGGGCAAAGAACAGCTGGTGTAG